From a single Pseudalkalibacillus hwajinpoensis genomic region:
- a CDS encoding acetate uptake transporter, whose protein sequence is MNNTQTTQRVQMVSADPSAIGLFGLAMVTLVASSAKLGWTEGVSFVLPWAIFLGGIAQLFASFLDAKHNNTFGTTAFGAFGLFWLGVGTSWLIQFGVFGQAAASAVDPKQLGIAYIGYLIFSLFMTVGAMETHKVLFFIFVFIDFLFIGLTFSTLGILPEGMHLLAAVAEFMIAILSFYGSAASVLNTHFGKVTLPVGKPFGIFK, encoded by the coding sequence ATGAATAACACACAAACAACACAACGGGTGCAAATGGTATCAGCCGATCCTTCAGCTATTGGATTATTCGGACTAGCTATGGTTACACTCGTTGCATCTTCTGCAAAGCTCGGTTGGACAGAAGGAGTTTCCTTCGTTCTACCATGGGCTATTTTTCTGGGTGGAATTGCGCAGCTATTTGCTAGCTTTCTAGATGCAAAGCATAACAATACATTTGGAACAACGGCCTTCGGGGCATTTGGACTATTCTGGCTCGGTGTTGGAACTTCATGGTTAATCCAATTCGGTGTGTTCGGCCAAGCTGCAGCAAGCGCTGTTGATCCAAAGCAATTAGGAATTGCGTATATTGGCTACTTAATCTTCAGCTTATTTATGACTGTTGGCGCGATGGAAACTCATAAAGTGCTATTTTTTATATTCGTCTTTATTGATTTCTTATTTATAGGTCTGACATTCTCTACACTTGGTATTCTACCTGAAGGAATGCATTTGCTCGCTGCAGTAGCAGAGTTTATGATCGCTATCTTAAGCTTCTATGGCTCAGCTGCTAGCGTTTTGAACACCCATTTCGGTAAAGTTACCCTTCCTGTGGGAAAACCGTTTGGTATTTTCAAATAA
- a CDS encoding branched-chain amino acid aminotransferase — protein sequence MSNDLEIVKCTNLKPKPEKDQIPFGRTFTDHMFIMDYETDKGWFEPRIIPYEPITLDPAAMIFHYGQTVFEGLKAYRSGDRILLFRPEKNFERLNRSSERLSIPPIDEERVMEYLKELVSLEKDWVPSTPGTSLYIRPYIIATEPNLSVAPSHTYKLMIILSPVGSYFSGGLTPVKISVEDKFTRAVKGGTGMAKTAGNYSSAYQAQAKAYKDGNADVLWLDGVEKRFIEEVGSMNIFFKINGEVVTPALNGSILQGITRMSVIELLKKWDIPVTERKVSIEELYQLSEKGLLEEAFGTGTAAVISPVGELNWQGKKIVINNHEIGELSQKLYDTITGIQTGKLEDRYEWTIAVK from the coding sequence ATGAGTAATGATCTAGAAATCGTGAAATGCACTAACCTGAAACCAAAACCAGAGAAGGATCAAATTCCTTTCGGAAGAACCTTCACAGATCACATGTTTATTATGGATTATGAAACAGATAAAGGGTGGTTTGAGCCGCGTATTATTCCTTATGAGCCAATTACGTTAGATCCTGCAGCTATGATTTTTCACTATGGACAAACTGTTTTTGAGGGATTAAAGGCGTATCGTTCAGGTGATCGAATATTGTTATTCCGTCCTGAGAAAAACTTCGAGCGTTTAAACCGATCAAGCGAGCGTTTAAGCATTCCACCGATTGATGAAGAAAGAGTGATGGAATACCTGAAAGAACTGGTTAGCCTTGAAAAAGATTGGGTTCCTTCAACACCAGGAACTTCACTTTATATTCGTCCATACATCATTGCGACAGAACCTAACCTTTCTGTCGCTCCATCTCATACGTATAAACTAATGATCATCCTTTCACCGGTTGGCTCATACTTTTCTGGAGGGTTAACACCAGTCAAAATAAGTGTGGAGGATAAATTCACTCGTGCAGTTAAAGGTGGAACGGGAATGGCCAAGACTGCCGGTAACTATTCTTCAGCTTATCAAGCGCAGGCAAAAGCATACAAAGATGGAAATGCTGATGTATTGTGGCTGGATGGGGTAGAGAAACGATTTATCGAGGAAGTTGGAAGCATGAACATTTTCTTCAAAATCAACGGAGAAGTGGTTACGCCTGCACTAAACGGCAGTATTTTGCAGGGGATTACTCGAATGTCAGTTATTGAATTACTGAAGAAATGGGACATCCCAGTTACGGAACGTAAAGTATCGATTGAAGAGCTCTACCAGTTATCTGAAAAAGGCTTGCTAGAAGAAGCGTTTGGTACAGGAACAGCTGCCGTTATTTCACCAGTTGGTGAATTAAACTGGCAGGGCAAGAAAATCGTGATCAACAACCACGAAATCGGAGAGCTTTCGCAGAAATTGTACGATACCATCACAGGCATTCAAACCGGAAAGCTTGAAGATCGATATGAGTGGACGATAGCAGTGAAGTAG
- a CDS encoding MerR family transcriptional regulator: MTNSTMMISRVASMLNVSRHTLKLWEEQFAPFLTIPRDENNARTYTVGDIEVLQLIKNLKESRAGDDVITSALELHIRETPDFREPAIPQKREGEEDIRLSLSKIVSFVESDEVKQLLKIDDTVKRLEKDIVHQVHEIVHEEIATASDAHATINQMELNNIGKKIDALADVSVDERELYQYEITKERKISEDHMSAREERLMAIVQDRFREESAKIQDPKWGVSKIKNIFGFAK; the protein is encoded by the coding sequence ATGACAAACAGTACAATGATGATTTCCAGGGTGGCTTCCATGTTGAATGTGTCCCGTCATACATTAAAATTATGGGAGGAGCAGTTTGCTCCATTTCTGACAATACCACGCGATGAGAATAATGCCCGTACGTATACAGTTGGCGACATTGAAGTGCTTCAATTAATTAAGAACTTGAAGGAGAGTCGTGCAGGAGATGATGTAATAACAAGTGCTCTTGAATTGCATATAAGAGAAACTCCTGACTTTCGAGAGCCAGCTATACCACAGAAAAGGGAAGGGGAAGAAGACATTCGTTTATCCTTATCTAAAATTGTATCGTTTGTAGAATCAGATGAGGTTAAGCAGTTACTAAAAATAGATGATACGGTGAAAAGGTTAGAAAAAGATATTGTTCATCAGGTCCATGAAATTGTGCATGAAGAAATTGCTACGGCATCGGACGCTCACGCGACGATCAACCAGATGGAACTTAATAACATTGGAAAGAAAATCGATGCGCTGGCTGATGTTTCAGTCGATGAGCGTGAATTGTACCAGTATGAAATTACGAAGGAGAGGAAAATTTCAGAAGATCATATGTCAGCGAGAGAGGAAAGACTGATGGCAATTGTCCAGGATCGATTTCGAGAGGAAAGTGCTAAAATACAAGACCCTAAATGGGGCGTATCAAAAATCAAAAATATTTTCGGTTTTGCCAAATAA
- a CDS encoding DUF6241 domain-containing protein, translating into MPSTKTLVISITAMVVLILGLAYWFIADLDSSLKEEKGITETSAEESDEEIDPARYIDDGENSTLDNGVPTETHFMDTLHGMTHQKVVADKKWTLVEMTDERISNMLATLAKIKGKNEYENYDFYYDTLLQWSNGNFRNSVEVHNRIWRMQGGTIGRAERLMTTEEEKEFVAENF; encoded by the coding sequence TTGCCCTCAACGAAAACATTAGTTATTTCAATTACTGCAATGGTTGTACTAATACTGGGTCTTGCCTACTGGTTTATTGCGGATTTGGATTCGAGTTTAAAAGAAGAAAAAGGGATTACTGAAACGTCGGCTGAGGAGTCAGATGAAGAAATTGATCCAGCTCGTTATATCGATGATGGAGAAAATTCCACTTTAGACAATGGAGTTCCTACAGAAACACACTTTATGGACACGCTTCATGGCATGACGCATCAAAAAGTTGTTGCTGATAAAAAATGGACTCTTGTTGAAATGACCGATGAGCGAATTAGCAATATGCTTGCAACACTGGCAAAGATAAAAGGCAAGAATGAATATGAAAACTATGACTTCTATTACGATACGTTGTTACAGTGGAGCAACGGAAACTTTCGAAACTCTGTTGAGGTGCACAATCGGATTTGGAGGATGCAAGGGGGAACGATTGGAAGGGCTGAAAGATTAATGACAACTGAAGAAGAGAAGGAGTTTGTGGCAGAAAACTTTTGA
- a CDS encoding SIR2 family protein: MKRVVLTGNGLSVGLNPDFSLKSITERFFDRLDEEHRDFIEHHMKENYSQLDFEEAISSIEQVYDSLAHYNDFLNGEKGSNFLDAYKLENTEIEKHIEAIKTIIHEYTSSILDLIINNVKQKDITDKLQPFVEWLVDTIDTSDEIDLFTLNFDLLLETILLTYYESEKFADFHFRAKQWSAIKNDWQYYFDPDRSKQIHPVNYENNVRLHHLHGSLSSFKDLKSGRLFKITTEALKDNNLYDNIFEHGVIPSIVTGGGKSLKVQQNPFNYYYTEFKKAMVIDELLCDELYIVGYSFRDEHINKAIIDRLKKSRKNENPKPLKIIIVDFAMDDSTKLEFIERVNTALQLPRNHAFKLGDERILFEGANSINGVQMTS; this comes from the coding sequence ATGAAAAGGGTAGTTTTGACAGGTAATGGTTTATCAGTAGGTCTAAACCCTGATTTTAGTTTGAAATCTATTACTGAAAGATTCTTTGATAGGTTAGATGAAGAACATAGAGATTTTATTGAGCATCACATGAAAGAAAATTACTCACAACTAGACTTTGAGGAAGCTATTTCCTCTATTGAACAAGTGTATGATTCATTGGCTCACTACAATGATTTTTTAAATGGTGAAAAAGGATCAAACTTTTTGGATGCTTACAAATTAGAAAACACTGAGATTGAGAAGCATATTGAAGCTATTAAGACAATCATTCATGAATATACATCCTCAATTCTTGATTTAATTATTAATAATGTTAAACAAAAAGACATCACTGATAAATTACAACCTTTTGTTGAATGGTTAGTTGATACAATTGATACTTCTGATGAAATAGATTTATTCACATTGAATTTTGATTTGCTTTTAGAAACTATATTATTAACTTATTATGAAAGTGAGAAGTTTGCAGACTTTCATTTTAGAGCTAAACAATGGTCAGCAATCAAGAATGATTGGCAATATTACTTTGATCCAGACAGAAGCAAACAAATCCATCCTGTTAATTATGAAAACAATGTAAGGTTACATCACCTGCATGGGTCATTATCTTCCTTTAAAGATCTCAAAAGTGGAAGACTTTTCAAGATTACTACAGAAGCTTTAAAAGATAACAATTTATATGACAATATTTTTGAACATGGAGTTATTCCTTCAATTGTTACAGGTGGTGGAAAAAGTTTAAAAGTTCAACAAAATCCTTTCAACTATTACTACACGGAATTCAAAAAGGCTATGGTTATAGATGAGCTATTGTGTGATGAATTGTATATTGTTGGTTATAGCTTTAGAGATGAACACATAAACAAGGCAATAATTGACAGATTGAAAAAATCTAGAAAAAATGAAAATCCTAAACCACTTAAAATTATTATTGTTGATTTTGCTATGGATGATTCAACTAAACTAGAGTTTATTGAAAGAGTAAATACTGCTTTACAATTGCCAAGAAATCATGCTTTTAAGCTTGGAGATGAAAGAATATTATTTGAAGGTGCTAATAGTATTAATGGTGTTCAAATGACTTCTTAA
- a CDS encoding GIY-YIG nuclease family protein yields the protein MIKNLLNGRFYIGASNCVYQRILNHKSELNRGIGTNKALQKDWQEYGVDAFAFMTLEVCPKGLIKEKEDEWLRKAKVAESELAYNKSYRAYIY from the coding sequence ATGATAAAAAATCTACTAAATGGCAGGTTTTACATAGGAGCATCTAACTGTGTTTATCAAAGAATATTAAATCATAAATCAGAATTAAATAGAGGCATTGGTACTAATAAAGCACTTCAGAAGGATTGGCAGGAATATGGTGTTGATGCATTTGCATTCATGACACTAGAAGTTTGTCCTAAAGGATTGATAAAGGAAAAAGAGGATGAGTGGTTAAGAAAAGCAAAAGTAGCTGAATCTGAATTGGCTTACAACAAGAGCTATAGAGCATACATTTATTAA
- a CDS encoding site-specific integrase codes for MTTKNQVKDVQPIRSKEQIEDMKWSLKKWCGERDYILFLIGINTGLRVGDLLRLKVSDVRGKRKLVLHEGKTKKPRTINLANIYDEIQSYINQIDSEWLFPSRKGLSPISTTQAYRQLNKASHMVDIDEGIGTHTMRKTFGYWFYKQTMDVAKLQLILNHSHPDITLKYIGITEEEIERSLESFSL; via the coding sequence ATGACTACTAAGAATCAAGTTAAAGATGTGCAACCTATCAGAAGTAAGGAACAGATTGAGGATATGAAATGGTCTTTAAAGAAATGGTGTGGTGAAAGAGACTACATATTATTTCTCATTGGAATTAACACAGGATTAAGAGTAGGGGATTTATTGAGATTGAAAGTTAGTGATGTAAGAGGGAAAAGGAAGCTAGTTTTACATGAAGGAAAAACAAAGAAACCAAGGACAATCAACCTTGCAAACATCTATGATGAAATACAGTCATATATCAATCAGATTGACTCTGAGTGGCTTTTTCCATCTAGGAAAGGGTTAAGCCCTATATCCACTACACAGGCATACAGACAGCTTAACAAGGCTTCTCACATGGTAGATATTGATGAGGGGATAGGTACACATACTATGAGGAAGACATTTGGTTACTGGTTTTATAAACAAACAATGGATGTAGCAAAATTGCAATTAATCTTAAATCACTCACATCCTGACATAACCTTAAAATACATTGGAATCACTGAAGAAGAGATTGAGAGATCATTAGAAAGTTTCAGTCTTTAG
- a CDS encoding recombinase family protein, producing MIAEEYQKRIAEGGVLIYLRKSRQDTEDALANHRMILEGLCKKHGWSYVIKEEIGSSDSIEHRKEFNEILNEDIPSNNYSAIVVYDQDRLSRNTVDIERIKEKLTFHDVLLVDKDENVTDFDNDTDVMVSDWKSFMGTQEFKIIKRRLKEGKKAGALKGNWVNGKAPYGYVYSYKSKKLEPDTEGNPSPSEVIKSIFHDAYEGVSTSDIAFKLNRKGILSPSGIHWNNTTINRMLKQGIYLGKTIYGKSSGSGHKNKKTTPLKVKEKSEWIVVNNAHEPLVAQEIFDNVQDQLNRRNKVIATRKSKVSSLSGLIRCSSCGAGLYIQRKDSGSNIIKSCWRKDPFGNKCGNKGMAETKVIDAILTEIKKYRDDVAEILDKGQGENNHRTTLLKDIDSLEKELKGISSKFERIADLLEDEVYTKEVYLIRKDKLIQKQKDVENDLIIKQNQLKKQDAVEDKDKLALLDMLLTNFDKIVEEKDINKLFKSIISHVDLKKESTNDKGKVTVNFS from the coding sequence TTGATTGCTGAGGAATACCAGAAAAGGATTGCTGAAGGTGGAGTATTAATCTATCTTAGAAAATCAAGACAAGATACAGAAGATGCTTTGGCAAATCATAGGATGATTCTTGAGGGCTTATGTAAGAAGCATGGATGGTCATATGTTATTAAAGAAGAAATAGGGTCAAGTGATAGTATTGAGCACAGAAAAGAATTTAATGAGATTCTTAATGAGGATATACCTAGCAACAATTATTCAGCTATTGTGGTTTATGATCAGGATAGGTTAAGCAGGAATACTGTGGACATAGAAAGGATTAAAGAAAAGCTTACTTTTCATGATGTACTTCTTGTTGATAAGGATGAAAATGTAACTGATTTTGATAATGATACAGATGTAATGGTAAGTGATTGGAAGTCATTTATGGGAACCCAAGAATTTAAGATTATTAAAAGGAGATTGAAAGAAGGGAAAAAGGCTGGTGCCCTAAAAGGTAACTGGGTTAATGGAAAAGCTCCTTATGGCTATGTGTATTCTTATAAATCAAAGAAGCTTGAACCAGATACAGAAGGAAACCCCTCACCTTCAGAAGTTATTAAATCAATATTCCATGATGCCTATGAGGGAGTTAGTACTTCTGATATTGCTTTTAAACTAAATAGAAAGGGTATTCTAAGTCCTAGTGGTATTCATTGGAACAATACAACTATTAACAGGATGCTAAAACAAGGGATTTATCTTGGGAAGACTATATATGGAAAATCTAGTGGATCTGGTCATAAGAATAAAAAAACTACCCCTTTGAAAGTAAAGGAGAAAAGTGAGTGGATTGTTGTTAATAATGCTCATGAACCATTAGTAGCACAGGAAATCTTTGATAATGTACAAGACCAATTGAATAGAAGAAATAAGGTTATTGCCACTAGGAAATCTAAAGTTTCTTCATTATCAGGACTTATAAGATGTAGTTCCTGTGGTGCTGGTCTTTATATTCAAAGAAAAGATAGTGGTAGTAATATTATCAAAAGTTGCTGGAGAAAAGACCCTTTTGGAAACAAGTGTGGTAACAAAGGAATGGCTGAAACAAAAGTTATTGATGCTATCCTTACTGAAATTAAAAAGTATAGAGATGATGTAGCAGAAATTTTAGATAAGGGGCAGGGGGAGAATAACCATAGAACCACATTGCTAAAGGACATTGATTCCTTAGAAAAAGAATTGAAGGGTATTAGTTCAAAGTTTGAAAGAATTGCAGACCTTCTAGAGGATGAAGTTTATACAAAGGAAGTGTATTTAATAAGGAAGGATAAGCTTATCCAAAAACAGAAGGATGTAGAGAATGATCTAATAATAAAACAAAATCAATTGAAGAAACAGGATGCTGTAGAAGATAAAGATAAGTTAGCATTACTGGACATGTTATTAACTAACTTTGATAAGATAGTTGAGGAGAAGGATATTAACAAACTTTTCAAGTCAATAATAAGTCATGTTGATCTTAAGAAAGAAAGCACAAATGATAAAGGGAAAGTCACAGTGAATTTCTCCTAA